From the genome of bacterium, one region includes:
- a CDS encoding LLM class flavin-dependent oxidoreductase, with translation MEFGIALATSMESWNAVKRAELLGFSHAWFYDTQLLNPDVFVGMTQAAMQTERIRLGTGVLIPSNRIEPVAANAFASLGRIAPGRIDFGVGTGFTGRRTMGLGALPLARMKTYVERVQALLRGETIEWDFEGKVRKIRFLNPDFGLINLEDDIPLHVSAMGPRARRVAAELGGGWLNFGGLVEPAISDLEDMQSAWKETGCTEPLHSTLFILGCVLQPGEALA, from the coding sequence ATGGAATTCGGCATCGCGCTCGCCACGAGCATGGAATCCTGGAATGCCGTGAAACGTGCCGAGCTGCTCGGCTTCTCGCACGCCTGGTTCTACGACACCCAGCTCCTGAACCCCGACGTCTTCGTCGGGATGACCCAGGCGGCGATGCAGACCGAGCGCATCCGCCTCGGCACCGGGGTGCTGATCCCGTCGAACCGCATCGAGCCCGTCGCAGCCAACGCGTTCGCCTCACTTGGCAGGATCGCGCCCGGGCGGATCGATTTCGGTGTCGGCACCGGCTTCACGGGCCGCCGCACGATGGGCCTCGGTGCGCTGCCTCTGGCTCGGATGAAGACCTACGTGGAGCGCGTGCAGGCGCTGCTGCGCGGCGAGACGATCGAGTGGGATTTCGAGGGCAAGGTTCGCAAGATCCGCTTCCTGAACCCGGACTTCGGCCTGATCAACCTGGAAGACGACATTCCGCTCCACGTCTCTGCCATGGGCCCAAGGGCCCGGCGGGTCGCTGCCGAACTCGGCGGCGGCTGGCTGAATTTCGGAGGACTGGTGGAGCCGGCGATCTCCGACCTGGAAGACATGCAATCCGCGTGGAAGGAAACCGGGTGCACCGAGCCACTCCACAGCACACTGTTCATCCTCGGCTGTGTGCTCCAACCCGGTGAAGCACTAGCCTGA